The Vigna unguiculata cultivar IT97K-499-35 chromosome 6, ASM411807v1, whole genome shotgun sequence genome contains a region encoding:
- the LOC114188293 gene encoding uncharacterized protein LOC114188293, producing MTGAEGASSGNLVMGCCVISGKRLCVLYDSGATHSFVSESCVQELGLPVCELQFDLVVCTPASGSVRMSSLCVRCLVKVEEHMFKVNLICLSLQGSDVVLGMDWLSANRVLIDYREKRLLFSNLEEPELLSSQGHDLHTSRGGERGKNVSHTSGAQV from the coding sequence ATGACTGGAGCAGAGGGAGCAagttcaggtaaccttgttatgggttGTTGTGTGATTTCTGGTAAACGTCTTTGTGTGTTGTATGactctggagcgacacactcttttgtgtctgAATCTTGTGTGCAAGAGTTAGGTTTGCCGGTGTGTGAGCTGCAGTTTGATCTTGTGGTATGTACTCCAGCGTCAGGTTCGGTTAGGATGTCATCTTTGTGTGTTAGGTGTCTTGTCAAAGTCGAGGAACACATGTTTAAAGTAAATCTAATATGCCTCTCTCTGCAAGGGTCGGATGTGgtcttgggaatggattggctctctgccaatcgcgtTCTTATAGATTATCGGGAGAAAAGGTTGTTGTTCTCAAATTTAGAGGAGCCCGAGTTGTTATCTTCTCAAGGTCATGATCTTCACACATCTAGAGGTGGAGAAAGAGGAAAGAATGTTAGTCATACTAGTGGTGCGCAAGTTTGA